TGAGGAGCGAAGATCGAGTTCACCCAAGTTAGGTTTTTATTTTGACCGATCACTAAGTATGCTTCCAGATGTAATTGGGAACCGGTAGCAGGAGCATTGTAATCCATTTTGTAGTAAGTCAGATCGGAATGGGAAAATATCTCATCCAGACCTTTTTTGAACTTATACTTTTCCTTCTTACCTTTATGAACAAACTGAACTTCCAATCCAGGATTGGTCATTGCGATGTCCTGCAGATACTGTTTCATCAGATCTACGTTAAAGGAAGTATCTATATTATTAAAATATTTTGGATTCAGTTCGAATTCGACAGCAGTTCCGTGTTCTTCTTTAGAAGCCTTTTCGATCGCTTCGATCATATTCGTTTTTTTGCTGATCGGTACTAACTTCTCTATCTGATCTTTTGTAAGAAGCGGACAATCATCGAATTTTCCGTGCTCGTCGAAATATAAGAAAACTTTTTCAGTATCTTCCTTAGAAAGTTTATAAGAACGGATCTGCTTTTTTGCGTCTTCGTGAAGAGTGAATAGTTTTTTGAAAGTACTACCGTCGTTAGTAGTTTTTACTTTAAAGTAAGAAGAAACCATTCTTACCAAAGAAATACCCACACCATTCTGACCGGCAACATGGTCCTGTTTTACATGGTCGTCGAAGTTCTCTCCGTACATTAAATGCAGATATACACCTTCCGCATTCTTTGCCGGGATCCCTCTTCCGTTATCAGCAACCGTTACAGTTTTTTTGTCGGAAGAAAGTTGGATAATAAGTTTGGACATCTTATCTTTTTCAGGAATAGTCTTGTCCTTTTGGTTCTTGCGGTATTCGTCTACCGCGTTCATACAAGCCTCGTCCAAACATTTTAATTTGGCTGGAACGTCTTCCAATTCCTCGTGAACGATCTCATATAAATTACCGCTGTTCTTACGGAAAAAATGCTGCTCGAATGTGGAAGCAGAGTTCTGCCCTAACCACATTCCGGTCCTCATCCTTACGTGTTCTACGTTGGAGAGTTTTTTGAAGTTCCGTTCCCCTCCGGTCGCGGGCTTCTTTTCGGTTTTGGTTTTAGCAGTGCTCATTCCTTGTCCCATTTATCCTTCAGCTCGGCTAATTCCCCGACCATGAATTCTGTTAATTTTTTATCTTCTTTCACAAGCCCTTGGTATCTGGAAAGGGCGGTTTTTGCCTCTACGATGGCTTCTTCACATTTGCGAACTTCTTCTAAAGTCATTCTATAGATCGGAATAGAAGCTAACCATTCGTAATATACGAATTTGGATTTTTGGAGTTTGTCCTCGAAATCCTTTTTGGATTTGATCCCGATCACTTTTTCATTCCATTTTTCTTTGATGAAACGGATCAATTCAGAGTTTCTTTCGATCTTCTCTTGTTCCAAACCTGCAAGACGTTTGAATCTTCGGATCAAGTGGGTCTTTCTGAAATCGCAGAAACGTTTGATGATCTCTTCCGGCCCGAAGTTTTTCAGACGACCGTCATAAGTTATAACGTTATTTGCCAAAGTTTGAGTATCTTCTTTGGAGATTACTGCTGAAATTTCTTTCGCGGTAGGTTTTTCACCCTTCTTATAATTCAATTCTATACGGAATGTTTGACTGGAATGGTCCACATAGTCTTTCAGCCAGGAATCTTTTCTTTCCAGAATATCATCTAGAAGGTTAATTACCTTTTCTCTATTCCAGTTCATTGGAGCATCTGTAAGATAGAGGGTATCTCCTTCCCAAGTAAAACCGAAGGTAGTGGTCATTGTGATATTGCCCGCTTCGGTTTTTGACATTTTCACTTCGCCTTTGTAATCCTTGTACCAAGGTTTTAAAGGAAGAGGCTTTTTGGTTTTGAGATAATTGATCTGCGAGTTGATAATTGCAGAAAGTTTATGGCCCGGAATAAAACAACGGAACCCGGTTGCAATTCCCATAATATTGTTCAGAAGAACGATCGGAACTTTTCCTACGAAGTGGATTGGTTCGTCTTCTGTTTCATCGTAATTTTTAACGTAATCTATATCAGGTAAACTTTCGAAAAATCCCAGATCTTTTACGAAGTCGGAAAGTTTTACCTCAGTGTATCGGGGAGAAGCGATCGCTCCCGGATCCAAAACATCTCCGAAAGTACCTTCTCCCGCAACTAATGGCCGGTTGTTTGCGAATGTAAAGTCTTGAGCCATCTGAGAAAGAGCATCTTGGATGGATCTATCTCCGTGCGGGTGATATCCCATTGCAAGTCCCGCTACTTTTACAGTCTTAGTGTAACGGTTCCTCGCGTCTGAATTCCACATTGCCCAAAGAATTCTTCTCTGAACGGGCTTTAAACCATCAATTTCGTGAGGAATTGCCCGGGAATCGCAGACATATCGAGAGTATTTTCTCTGATCGTCGTTGACTTGGTCCTCGAATGGTATCTTGGGGAAGTTTTCTTTGCCTGATTTATTGGAATCTTTCATGGGACTTTTATTGCCAAAGGATTTTAGGACGGTTTTACTGTCAACCTTTTAACGTACTACCCGAATTCGTACATACTTTTTAGGAAGAAATCGACTCAAGTTGCAGTAATTCTTACTTTCTCGTTGGGAAACACCGATAAGGAAAGAAAATTTCCCGGTTTTTCCTTGAAGATTCGGACGAAAACGGAAAGTTTTTCAAGAAATCCTCTTTTTCCGGCTGTATTTTTTTGGAACCGAAGTCTCGATCTTATCGCACAGTAACATTCTTCTTACTAGGTTCGACCTATTTGTTTTTTTTAATGTCCTGCTCTCTTTTGACGGAATGGACAGAAGAAAAACCTTTAGTCTCCGATCTTCCTAGTATTCGGATCTATTCTAATATCAGTTCGATCCCGGCAAGTTCTGAATCTTTTCGGAATCAACCTGGTCACCTCAGATATTTAGTATTACAAACCCAATCTTCTAAAGAAAAAATTTGGACTGGAGAAGTGGATCTTTGGGAAACAAAAGAAGACTTTCATACTTCTCTTCCTAAAGGAATTGTTTTTCCAAAATTAAGTTTTAAGGCTTCTTTATTCTCCGGTTCAGCAAGATTAGAAGATGGAGAATTTTCTCATCCTAAACAAGTTTCCTTTCATCCGCAAGGTGTTCTCTCTTGGAGTTGGGAAGGAGAAGGATTTAAATCGGGTACACAAATTTCTTCGCCTAAACAACTTAATGTTTCCGATTGGGGAATTTTATATAATTTTTCCCAAGCAGGGATCGTATGGGTCGCTAAAGAATACCGAAACCTCGGCAAGAATGTAGAACTGAATTGGGAGAATGTGCGCAATAGCCGGACTAGCTTGAGTACTGACTATACAAGCCCAGGTGGAAGAAGTTTTCCTTACGCGGACTACGATTATAAGAACCAAATATTCCAATACGTAAATTTAATAGAAGGCAGACTTCCGGTTTGGACATTCAGAGAAGAAGGCGAATATCGTTGGGCCTGGGGTATTCTTCCCGAAGATCTATTATCTTCTAAGAACGTATCCCAATGGAAACAAAAGAGAAGAGAAGAATTCGTAATCATGCATTTTTATGATGCTGCGAATAATATTCCGTTTACTGCCTTGGCCGATTTGAAGAACTATCCAATCATCCTCTTAAAAGATTACGACAATGCCAGAAAATAAGGAAGTCAGAACCAGGTTCGCACCGTCACCAACCGGGTTCCTTCATGTGGGCGGAGCTAGGACCGCTTTATTCAATTACTTATACGCCAAAGCCCAAGGCGGAAAATTTTTATTAAGGGTAGAAGATACGGATCAAGCCAGATCCACCGAAGAATCTTTTAAAACCATCCTTGAATCCTTAAAATGGTTAGGGATAGAATGGGATGAAGGTCCTCATGTAGGAGGCCCTTACGGTCCGTATGTACAATCCGAAAGGATCTCTATCTATAAAGAATATACGGAAAAGTTGATCTCCGAAGGAAAAGCCTACCGCTGCTTCTGCACCCAAGAAGAATTAGAGGCAAAGAAAAAACAGGCAGAGGCAATGGGAGTCCCTTACGTTTATGACGGACTTCATGCTAACATGAGCGAATCAGAAGTTCAGGAAAAACTGAAAGCAGGAACTCCTTACTCTGTTCGTTTCAAAACTCCATCTAAAACTCTGATCTTCGACGATATCATCCAAGGAAAAGTGAAGTTCGAAACAAAACTGATCGGTGACTTCATCATTGTAAAATCAGACGGTTTCCCTTCTTATAACTACGCTGTGGTTGTGGATGACGGGCTCATGAAAATTTCTCACGTGATCCGTGGAGTGGGACACCTTTCCAATACACCTCGTCAGATCTTACTCTATGAAGCATTGGGTTTTCCAGTTCCTGAGTTTGCTCACGCTTCCGAGATCGTGGGAATGGACGGCAAAAAATTATCTAAACGCGCGGGAGCAACTTCTATATTAGCTTTCCGTGATTTAGGTTATTTGCCTGAAACATTCTTAAATTATATGGCGCTACTAGGTTGGACTTCTCCAGATGGTCAGGAATATCTGCCGGGGGATATTCTTCCTAAAACATTCGATGTACATCGTTGTTCCAAGTCACCTTCTACTTTTGACGTATTCAGAAAGCCGAAGGGAGGGGATGAGGAAGTTGCGACTAACTTCTCCAGTCTGGACCAGATCGCAGAAGCGATGAACCCTAAGTCCAAATTGAATTGGCTTTCTAATAAATATATCAGAGAACTTCCGATCCAAAAGGTAGCGGATAGTTTGGCTCCATTCTTGGAAAACAGAGCGGATATTCCGGCGGAATATAGAGATCCAAAGAATCAGGAATTACATTCTTTAATTGATAGCGTTAGAGTGTATCTGGACAATTTGCGCCAGGCGCCTGATTATATTGCGGAATTTTTCGTATCCGATCTGAAAATAGCGGATGGAGAAGCGAAAGAGATTTTGGCCCAAGAATTTTCTTCGAAAGTTGTCTCCACATTTTACGAATTATTAAAAAAGTCGGATCCTAAAACCGATGAGGATTATAAGGCTTTAATGACCCAAGCAGGAGAATTGACCGGCCAAAAGGGAAAGACCCTATTTATGCCGATCCGAGTTTCCGCTACTGGAAAAGCTCACGGACTGGAGTTACCTATCCTATTCCCTCTCTTAGGGAAGGAAAAGCTACTCAAACGAATAGAGAAAATCTCGGTACAAGTAGGAATTTCTTTACCTTAGGATTTTTTCGGGGGTTTTTTGTTGCAAAACCCCCCTTTCGGTCTGTATTAATATACTAGGGGACTTCTCAGATAAGAAATGAGGGATACGGCCGATTCACTTTTGGTAAGGCATCATTCGGGTTCGTACGTTATGTTCCTGCCTCCTGATTTAACTAGCATTCGGGAGTTCAGAAAAGCACTTCGTCAATCCTTAGAAGAGAATACTTTTATCTCTAAAGATATCCAGCAGATTGAGCTTGCTGCAGACGAGGCACTTACCAACTCAATCTCAGCAAATTATAATTCTAGTTCGGAAGAAACGATCATCTGCAGATGGATCGTGAACAATTCTAAGTTTACTTTATGGATCGTCGACTACGGTTCCGGTCTGAAAAAAGAAAAGATAGAAGAGCAAGTAGCGGAAGCTAGACCTTCTTCTCTCCAAGAGTTTTTAAAAAAAGTAAAAACATACCAAGAAGGAAAATGCGAGGTGCTTCCTAATAAAGGAAAGCTTACTCAACATAGGAATTTAGGTAAAGGTTTACTTATCATGCAATCCTTAATGGATTCAGTGAAGATCATGTATCATTGTAAAGAAGGAAGAATTTCCTCCGACCCTACCGATTCAAGTATCCGCGGGTCCATTATCGAATTAGCATTCGATTCTAAAAAACACTGACCTTGACTTTAAACGAATACGCTCAATTTCTCTTAAGCTCTCCCAATTTAGAGGATAAATTATATTCTCCGGAAAAAATGCCGGAGGATGTTCTATGGCCTAATTTTGTTCCTAAAGACAGACCGGAAAGATCTTCTAAGATAATTTTCTCGGATAAAAAATCAAAAATGCCTCGGGTAGAACATTTGAATTCCGAGGAGAATAGAATACTTTCTCTCCATCATTTTGCAAATCATGAACTCATGGCCGTAGAGATATTTGCTTGGGCCATATTAAAATTTCAGAATGCTCCTTCTTCTGTCCGTAAAAGTTTGTACAAAACTATTTTGGAAGAACAGAAACATCTGAAACTTTATTTGGACTCTATAAGAGAATGGGGAATGGATCTGGGAGATCGTCCTCTAAATTATATCTTCTGGAAACAAACCCCGAATATGCAAACTTTGCAGAAGTTCTTTGCGATCATGGCTCTTTCTTTCGAAGGGGCCAATTTGGATTTTTCTATGATCTATCAAAAGGCATTCGAAAAATTCGGAGACCAAAAACGATCCGATATCATGCAGATCGTTCATGATGATGAGATCAGGCATGTAAAAAGAGGAGTCAAAATAGTGTTCTCAGATAAGGTCTCGCGAGACCGACAATGGGAGAAGTATCTGGAACTTTTGACTCATCCATTTACTCCCAGAAGAGCAAAGGGATTTTTGTATTTTCCGGAGCTTAGGACCAAGGCCGGATTATCACCTGAGTTTGCTGAGGCTTTAGGAGCTTATACTGACGAATACGATGGTACTACAAATGCTCGGATCGTAAAAAATGTGTTCGGTATGGAGGCTGGTTAAGGCATAGGAAATCGATAGACATCTGATTTTCTTGGAAAGAAGCTGTAGTTCAGAATATGTTTCGTTTCATCTCTTTTTCCCGAGTATTGATCCTTTTTTCAGTATTCATTCTTCTCATCGCTTGTAATTCAAAAACACCATCCGATTCCAAGATCATTTCCTTAACAATCCCTGAGGCCGAAGAAAAAAGCCCGGACGTGGTCCTCAAAAAATTAGGAAACCTGGACGAGGATCCTGATCTAGAAGTCTTTTCCTTGGTCCGAAACGGAACCGAAGAGATTCTTGCAGTTTTCAAAAAACAAAATGGAGAATGGACACTCAAGTCCAAGATAGGTTTTAATCTCCTAAATATCGGACCTTTTGTGCATGATCCTAAAGCTTCTTCTTGGAAAGCAGGAGAGGACGAAAATGCAAAAGAATCCGGCTATGTAGTTAAAAGAATTCTAATGGAAGAGCTTCCTGGAGATTCTTTCAATTCTCTATTTTTAGAAGTTTTAAGCGAAGAACCTCCTTTGGGTCTTTTTTCTGTTCCATACGTGATCAGAAAAGGTGAGAAAATTTTAGATGGACTCGCTTCTTTAAAAGATCACCAGTTTTTAGCAAAATCAAAGCGTATCGATTTTTCTTATAATAAAGAGGAAAAGAATCTTACTATCTTTCCGAATAATCGTACTTACGCTCAAAATTTTAATTTTAATGGATGGGAATTAGTTCCCGACGTTCCAAGTGTTGCTGCTCCAGGTCTATTAAGTGTAGAAGCTCCGATCGAATGGAAAAAGGGCGTTACATCCGAAGTGGTGATCTGGTTCAAGAACAGAGGATCTTATTCAGGAACTACTTATATCACTCTTTCTTTTCCGCAAGGTGGAAAAGTGGAAGTGGATTCTGGTAAAGAAGGATTGAGATATTATTCTCCAGGATCTTCCGTATATTCTTTCGAAAAAAAATATATCAACTCCAAAGTTCCTTTATTGGAAATTACGAAAGAAGGTTGGGCAAGAAATCACAAGTATGGAGTTCGTTTTAAATACACACCTGAGGCTGACGGTATTCCTAATATATTAGTACGATCCAGTTCTAAGTCTTATAGAGAAACGATCAATCTTCCGACGGATTACAGTTCCGTAAAAACTGAAATTGACCAACAAGGTTTCAAAAGTTATCCTCTGCCATTGGAATCTAGAGGAAAGTCCAAATAATAGTCGGATACAATAGTGAGTAGTTTCGAAGAACATAAACTTAAACATGCCAAGGTAGAGATCGTTCGAGCTCAGGTGGAAAGATTCCGCAAATTTTACGCGGATTATTTTCATTTGGAAGAAACGATTTCTATGGTGGAGTATTTTTTCGAAACTATTTACAACCTTGATGGTAAAGAAGCTTGGATGCATTTGGCTTTAGACACATACCAAAAAGTAAAAGGTATGATGAAAGAAACCACTAGGGCGAATCTAGAAACTCTTATCGAGTTAAACAATCTCACTGATCATCTTGATTCTGAAATGGCACAATTGCTTATCCATAGAGATTGGGACGGCAAAAAACTTTCTAGAGAAGAATATGATGATCTGTACAAAGCATACGGTCATAAAGAAGAAAGAGAAAAACAGTTAGAGATCGTTCTTCATAATCTCAGAACATTTTACGAATTAGCTCATAAGCCTATCTCTGCTTATCTGATCCGACCTGCTCGATTTATGGCGGGCTTGTTAGGAGTTTCTCTTTTATTCGAATCAGTGGAGAAGGCATACAACGCAGTTTTACCTGTGTCTCCAGAAATTTTTGTTTCTTTTATCGAGCAAGTGGAGAGAAGAGAGACGGAATATCTAGAGTCTGCTTTCTTAAACGGAAAGCAACCTAAGGAGCCATCTGCTTGAACGGAAGATCACGTTTTTCCAGATACAGAAAGCCTATCGAAGCCGGCGATGAGAACCGGGATAGATGGCTTTTGACGTATGCGGATATGATCACACTTCTTCTTGGACTTTTTATCATTTTATATTCTATTTCCCAAGTAGACCAAAATAAACTAAAACAAGTTGCCGATTTGGTCAGAGGTGGATTTGGTTTAGGAGAATCTTTTTTCGAAGGCTCCAATATCACATTAGAAGAGGATCCTTTATTACAACCTAGGACCCAAATGTATCGCTTCTGGGAAAGGATCTCTTACGCTTTAAAAAAACTGAAAGAAAAAACGAAATTATTCATAGGCATTAACGAAACAGAAGAGATCCGCATCCAAGTATTTGCACCATCCTTAGGCGAAGGTGAGTTTCACCCGGACGAGGACACCGACTTCACTTTCAAAAAAGTAGCAGAGGTCGCACAAGGCATGGACGTGGACATCACACTGAGAGTCCAAGTTCCTTATGCGGAACAAGCTGGCCAAGGTTTCAGAAATATCTGGGAGTATAATGCACATCGTGCAGGTTTGATCGCAGAAACATTGTCAGAAAAATATGGGATCTCTAGAGAAAGACTCTCAGTCCAAGCATATCATGGATTTAGAAAGTTAGGGCCGGAAGAAGGTCCCAGCCCAGAAGTAAAGGCTTCCCAGGAAAGAATAGAAATCATCATTCGTAAACGAGGTAAGGAAGAATAAGGAATGATCTCTAAAATAAATAAAGTTGTAATTCCTTTCGTACTTGTGGGAGCATTCTTCTCATTTGGTTGTTCCAAAAAGAAAAAAGTCCCAGCTGCAGTGGAATCTGTATGGAAAACGGATCAGAATGGAGTGGAGAATTCTAGCGGGTTTGCATGGGTTTCCAAGTATTGTGAGAAGGTTAGACAATGCGCAGATGGCGACATGAAAACCTTAAACCCTGACTCAGAAGCAATTCTAGAAAAAAGATTAAGAAAGGATTTTTGTTTAGAAAAATTTAAAGAATCCAAAGTGTATACTTTGGCTGCGCAAGAACCCAAATTGGTTATTGATAGGACTATTTCCTGTTTAAAAACGGCAACGGAAGCAGACTGCTCTTTGATCAAAAAGGGAGTTTCTGAACTTTCGGAAGATTGTAAATGGTTACAAACTCTTCAAAACTCTAAAGAATAAAAATATAAAGGTCTTATAAAAGACCCGGGTTTTAAAAACCTATTTCCGTGGACAAAAGATACGATCTGAAAATTTCGGAGGCGAACCTTGCTCAGAGGTATCAAAAGACTAAATCGATACGAGAAAAGATTACTCAGGATCGCAAAGCTTGGTGGCAAACTCGTAAAAATTAACCAAGCAGGATTTTCCAGAAGGACCGACGAAGGCTTTCGTTTTCCGATCTATAGTTTGGAGATTGGGACCAAAGAAGGCTTGGAAAAACATCCCGTAGGGATTACGGCAGGCGTTCATGGGTTGGAAACTATTGGAATCCAGATCCTGATCGATTTTTTGGAATATATAATTAGCCCCAAATCCACAGGGTATCTTCCTGAATTAAAAAAAGGTAAATTAGGATTAATTGTTATTCCAATCGTGAATCCGGGTGGAGTGGCAGCGAAGACCAGAGCAAATCCAGGTGGAGTGGACCTGATGAGAAACTCAGGGATAGATGCGGAAAAGCCTCTTCCTTTTTTTGGAGGCCAAAAGTTCTCCAATAAACTTCCTTATTTTAGGGGGCATGGGTTGGAGCCTGAATCTAGGACACTTTCCCGGACTGTCTTCGAAAAATTCTTTCATGTCCAAGATTCTATTCTACCTGTTTTAGATCTACATTCCGGTTTTGGAACTGTGGATAATGTTTGGTGGCCATATGCTTATACTCATAGGCCTTGCACCGATACTCCTTTGTATGAAAAGATTGCTTCTCACTTTAAAGATCATTGTGGTCATATCAATTTTGCTTATGGTCCTCAAAGCGCGAGTTATACAACTCACGGGGATCTTTGGGATAAGTTTTACGATCATTATCAAGAATTATATTCTGAACAAGAGGGTTGGAGTTCCAAATTTCTTCCTTTAACATTAGAAGTGGGAACTTGGTCTGATATCAAAGAAGAACCTATGAAGTTATTTTCTAAAAAAGGAATATTTAGGCCGGCAGAGCATAATAAAAGCGAGGTTCTAACTAGATATAGAGGTTTTTTAAGAGACTTTGTTCGATTGGGCCTGACAAAACCTGCGGACTGGAAGGAATCTCAATAGATCTTCAAGTATTTCGAAGATATTAAGAAGAAGGTCCTAGCTTTTCTAAAATTTCCTTGGGAGTTTCATAAATTCCTTGGCTCTTGTAGATCCAGGCAAGTCTATCAAGTTCTTTTAATTGTTCTAATACTTTAGAATCTTCTAAATTAGGATTTTTCCTTTTTAGTTTTTTCAGTTCCGTGAAAAAGGAAACATTGTCCCGATTCCGATTTAAAAGATGCCCCGACAATCCTATGCAAGGACAAGCCTTGTTATTATCGATCCACATCCCGCATTCTTTGGATAAAAACTCGGACAGTTTCTTTTTGGAACGCGAAAGTTTTTGACGAAAGTTTTCGGAACTGATGTTCAAAATTTCAGCTCCTTCTTCGCTAGTCATACCGTAAACGGAAGATAGAATGAATACTATCCTATCCGCGGAATTCAATTTTAACAAAACTGCATGTACACAGCCGAATCTGATCTCTTCCTCTAAAATTTTATCTTCCACCTGATCTTCTAAGGAGATCGAGTTAGGTTTAGATAAATATTCTTGGCGTATTCTGCTTAAGTACACAATGTTCTTAGGCCTTTTGATAGACAGAAGATGATTACTCGCGATAGAATATACCCAAGTAGTAAACTTACTCTCAAATCTAAATCCGGAAAGTTTACTGGAAATTTTGAGTAGGATCTCTTGGGTTGCGTCTTCCGCTTCTTGAGGATCCCATAACATTCTTAAGGAAAGATTAAAGATATAATCTTGGATCTTTTCTAACAGGATTTCCATCGCTCTAGGCTTTCCTTCTAGAGCGATTCGGATCGTATCCGTAAACTCGTCTTGTATCGTTACGGATTTTTCCATTCTAAGCTGTGATCCCTTTTTTCCTAAGATAATGTTCCAAATTTCTGGCAGCTTCCGATCTAACCTTTCCTTGGACTAAAGGTGACCATCCTAAAAGAATTCCAGGAGCGCCTAAAGCCATTCTGGTCCATTTCCAGAGTGGAAATCTATCCTTTTGTTTCACTACCTTTCCGTTTTTAAATTGGAATTCGGATCTGATATGGTTTTGGACTTTTCTTCCCGTTTTTGAAAAAAGGTAGGTTGCCACCCAATATGCTGTTCCGGTCTCAGCATTTGCGTTTGCTTCTACTAATTCTATTGTTGCGTTCGGATCCATTCTTTCTAAAAGCATGGTCCACATTCCAGGTACTGCACCACCTTTTAATTTAGGAAATACAGGATCTGAAAATTCTACTTCTTGTGAGTAGAAGTCCGAGATACTTGCGGAATTTCTTGAATGAAAACTTTTATAAAAGTCTCTAATTTTGGTTTCGTTTGGATGCATTTGAATATCCCTTTTTGATTTCGCATATTAGGATCGAATTTGCAGTTTCACTGTGACTTGATTTTGGAAGAATTTTTAGAAAAAGATAAAAAAAGGCCCGCTAAGAAGCGGGCCTGAAAATCATTCGGACAAGCGGATTAAACTCATCCGAGGCAAGGCGAATAGAAAACGCCATAATGGCGTTGATGTAAACTCCAGTTAACATATATGAGTTAAGTAATAACTCACACTGGAGAGTAACAATTCGATAATATACTAAATAGAATCGAAAATCGTTCGGAATTATATACATGAACGTTTTTTGTTTGCACCGAATTGAATTACTAAAAA
The sequence above is a segment of the Leptospira hartskeerlii genome. Coding sequences within it:
- a CDS encoding toprim domain-containing protein, which codes for MSTAKTKTEKKPATGGERNFKKLSNVEHVRMRTGMWLGQNSASTFEQHFFRKNSGNLYEIVHEELEDVPAKLKCLDEACMNAVDEYRKNQKDKTIPEKDKMSKLIIQLSSDKKTVTVADNGRGIPAKNAEGVYLHLMYGENFDDHVKQDHVAGQNGVGISLVRMVSSYFKVKTTNDGSTFKKLFTLHEDAKKQIRSYKLSKEDTEKVFLYFDEHGKFDDCPLLTKDQIEKLVPISKKTNMIEAIEKASKEEHGTAVEFELNPKYFNNIDTSFNVDLMKQYLQDIAMTNPGLEVQFVHKGKKEKYKFKKGLDEIFSHSDLTYYKMDYNAPATGSQLHLEAYLVIGQNKNLTWVNSIFAPQGGSAIEYLENRLCDEVRKKSQIVSLEKKLKTSCTRNDVRNCFHMYVNMRLLNPRFKSQDKSYLINDLNEDIRNAVDKHLDKFIKKTGLLEEVKLQMEKRTQLKAFEDAQRGLKKASKMNIPKLMPPTGKPNDPGRVLFVAEGDSAIAGLRPARNPKLHGLFPLRGKPMNCKGVSLAKAIANEELKNIVAILGLPLDQKVKSIDELNYEKVSIITDADFDGYAIRSLMLSFFYEYWPELFDLGLIHISSAPLYEVDIKGGDSKKTETIFCIDDKDYDALVKRVEKSGGQIVRKKRNKGLGETGKEAMKFAVDECMTKITIGNKKEASKIQNLWFHKDFAEQRRDAISEYAMSVIED
- a CDS encoding DNA gyrase subunit A, which codes for MKDSNKSGKENFPKIPFEDQVNDDQRKYSRYVCDSRAIPHEIDGLKPVQRRILWAMWNSDARNRYTKTVKVAGLAMGYHPHGDRSIQDALSQMAQDFTFANNRPLVAGEGTFGDVLDPGAIASPRYTEVKLSDFVKDLGFFESLPDIDYVKNYDETEDEPIHFVGKVPIVLLNNIMGIATGFRCFIPGHKLSAIINSQINYLKTKKPLPLKPWYKDYKGEVKMSKTEAGNITMTTTFGFTWEGDTLYLTDAPMNWNREKVINLLDDILERKDSWLKDYVDHSSQTFRIELNYKKGEKPTAKEISAVISKEDTQTLANNVITYDGRLKNFGPEEIIKRFCDFRKTHLIRRFKRLAGLEQEKIERNSELIRFIKEKWNEKVIGIKSKKDFEDKLQKSKFVYYEWLASIPIYRMTLEEVRKCEEAIVEAKTALSRYQGLVKEDKKLTEFMVGELAELKDKWDKE
- a CDS encoding LIC_13346 family putative lipoprotein, whose translation is MEPKSRSYRTVTFFLLGSTYLFFLMSCSLLTEWTEEKPLVSDLPSIRIYSNISSIPASSESFRNQPGHLRYLVLQTQSSKEKIWTGEVDLWETKEDFHTSLPKGIVFPKLSFKASLFSGSARLEDGEFSHPKQVSFHPQGVLSWSWEGEGFKSGTQISSPKQLNVSDWGILYNFSQAGIVWVAKEYRNLGKNVELNWENVRNSRTSLSTDYTSPGGRSFPYADYDYKNQIFQYVNLIEGRLPVWTFREEGEYRWAWGILPEDLLSSKNVSQWKQKRREEFVIMHFYDAANNIPFTALADLKNYPIILLKDYDNARK
- the gltX gene encoding glutamate--tRNA ligase; amino-acid sequence: MPENKEVRTRFAPSPTGFLHVGGARTALFNYLYAKAQGGKFLLRVEDTDQARSTEESFKTILESLKWLGIEWDEGPHVGGPYGPYVQSERISIYKEYTEKLISEGKAYRCFCTQEELEAKKKQAEAMGVPYVYDGLHANMSESEVQEKLKAGTPYSVRFKTPSKTLIFDDIIQGKVKFETKLIGDFIIVKSDGFPSYNYAVVVDDGLMKISHVIRGVGHLSNTPRQILLYEALGFPVPEFAHASEIVGMDGKKLSKRAGATSILAFRDLGYLPETFLNYMALLGWTSPDGQEYLPGDILPKTFDVHRCSKSPSTFDVFRKPKGGDEEVATNFSSLDQIAEAMNPKSKLNWLSNKYIRELPIQKVADSLAPFLENRADIPAEYRDPKNQELHSLIDSVRVYLDNLRQAPDYIAEFFVSDLKIADGEAKEILAQEFSSKVVSTFYELLKKSDPKTDEDYKALMTQAGELTGQKGKTLFMPIRVSATGKAHGLELPILFPLLGKEKLLKRIEKISVQVGISLP
- a CDS encoding ATP-binding protein, with the translated sequence MRDTADSLLVRHHSGSYVMFLPPDLTSIREFRKALRQSLEENTFISKDIQQIELAADEALTNSISANYNSSSEETIICRWIVNNSKFTLWIVDYGSGLKKEKIEEQVAEARPSSLQEFLKKVKTYQEGKCEVLPNKGKLTQHRNLGKGLLIMQSLMDSVKIMYHCKEGRISSDPTDSSIRGSIIELAFDSKKH
- a CDS encoding DUF455 family protein; this translates as MTLNEYAQFLLSSPNLEDKLYSPEKMPEDVLWPNFVPKDRPERSSKIIFSDKKSKMPRVEHLNSEENRILSLHHFANHELMAVEIFAWAILKFQNAPSSVRKSLYKTILEEQKHLKLYLDSIREWGMDLGDRPLNYIFWKQTPNMQTLQKFFAIMALSFEGANLDFSMIYQKAFEKFGDQKRSDIMQIVHDDEIRHVKRGVKIVFSDKVSRDRQWEKYLELLTHPFTPRRAKGFLYFPELRTKAGLSPEFAEALGAYTDEYDGTTNARIVKNVFGMEAG
- a CDS encoding LIC13341 family surface-exposed protein gives rise to the protein MFRFISFSRVLILFSVFILLIACNSKTPSDSKIISLTIPEAEEKSPDVVLKKLGNLDEDPDLEVFSLVRNGTEEILAVFKKQNGEWTLKSKIGFNLLNIGPFVHDPKASSWKAGEDENAKESGYVVKRILMEELPGDSFNSLFLEVLSEEPPLGLFSVPYVIRKGEKILDGLASLKDHQFLAKSKRIDFSYNKEEKNLTIFPNNRTYAQNFNFNGWELVPDVPSVAAPGLLSVEAPIEWKKGVTSEVVIWFKNRGSYSGTTYITLSFPQGGKVEVDSGKEGLRYYSPGSSVYSFEKKYINSKVPLLEITKEGWARNHKYGVRFKYTPEADGIPNILVRSSSKSYRETINLPTDYSSVKTEIDQQGFKSYPLPLESRGKSK
- a CDS encoding FFLEELY motif protein — its product is MSSFEEHKLKHAKVEIVRAQVERFRKFYADYFHLEETISMVEYFFETIYNLDGKEAWMHLALDTYQKVKGMMKETTRANLETLIELNNLTDHLDSEMAQLLIHRDWDGKKLSREEYDDLYKAYGHKEEREKQLEIVLHNLRTFYELAHKPISAYLIRPARFMAGLLGVSLLFESVEKAYNAVLPVSPEIFVSFIEQVERRETEYLESAFLNGKQPKEPSA